The following are encoded together in the Cyanobacterium aponinum PCC 10605 genome:
- a CDS encoding DUF433 domain-containing protein, with translation MSYQNIITIESGKRSGKPCIRGMRITVYDILEYLAGGMTEAEILEDFSELTPEDIKACLAFAADREKKLFMASV, from the coding sequence ATGAGTTACCAAAATATTATTACCATAGAATCGGGAAAGCGAAGTGGAAAACCTTGTATTCGAGGAATGCGTATAACTGTTTACGACATTTTGGAATATTTAGCAGGTGGAATGACAGAAGCAGAAATTCTTGAAGATTTTTCTGAATTAACCCCTGAAGATATTAAGGCTTGTTTGGCTTTTGCGGCGGATAGAGAGAAAAAATTATTTATGGCATCTGTATGA
- a CDS encoding DUF5615 family PIN-like protein, which yields MKLLLDENLSDRIIHKIIDLYPDSHHVKTLSLLNTDDSLIWEFAKFNDFVIVSKDSDFHQRSLLYGYPPKFIYLRIGNNPTSKIVEILRDNFSIIREFYNSETESILILS from the coding sequence ATGAAATTGTTATTAGATGAAAATTTGTCAGATCGAATTATTCATAAAATCATTGATTTGTATCCTGATTCTCACCACGTCAAGACTTTATCTCTCCTCAATACTGATGATTCTCTTATCTGGGAATTTGCCAAATTTAATGATTTTGTGATTGTTTCTAAAGACTCTGATTTTCACCAACGTAGTTTATTATATGGTTATCCACCAAAGTTTATCTATCTTCGTATTGGCAATAACCCCACTTCAAAGATTGTAGAAATTCTAAGGGATAATTTTTCCATTATTAGAGAATTTTATAATAGTGAAACAGAAAGTATTTTGATATTAAGTTAA